Proteins encoded in a region of the Phocoena phocoena chromosome X, mPhoPho1.1, whole genome shotgun sequence genome:
- the MED12 gene encoding mediator of RNA polymerase II transcription subunit 12 has product MAAFGILSYEHRPLKRPRLGPPDVYPQDPKQKEDELTALNVKQGFNNQPAVSGDEHGSAKNVNFNPAKISSNFSSIIAEKLRCNTLPDTGRRKPQVNQKDNFWLVTARSQSAINTWFTDLAGTKPLTQLAKKVPIFSKKEEVFGYLAKYTVPVMRAAWLIKMTCAYYAAITETKVKKRHVIDPFMEWTQIITKYLWEQLQKMAEYYRPGPSGSGGCGSTIGPLPHDVEVAIRQWDYNEKLAMFMFQDGMLDRHEFLTWVLECFEKIRPGEDELLKLLLPLLLRYSGEFVQSAYLSRRLAYFCTRRLALQLDGVSSHSSHVMSAQSTSTLPTTPAPQPPTSSTPSTPFSDLLMCPQHRPLVFGLSCILQTILLCCPSALVWHYSLTDSRIKTGSPLDHLPIAPSNLPMPEGNSAFTQQVRAKLREIEQQIKERGQAVEVRWSFDKCQEATAGFTIGRVLHTLEVLDSHSFERSDFSNSLDSLCNRIFGLGPSKDGHEISSDDDAVVSLLCEWAVSCKRSGRHRAMVVAKLLEKRQAEIEAERCGESEAADEKGSIASGSLSAPSAPIFQDVLLQFLDTQAPMLTDPRSESERVEFFNLVLLFCELIRHDVFSHNMYTCTLISRGDLAFGAPGPRPPSPFDDPADDPERKEAEGSSSSKLEDPGLSESMDIDPSSSVLFEDMEKPDFSLFSPTMPCEGKGSPSPEKPDVEKEVKPPPKEKLEGTLGVLYDQPRHVQYATHFPIPQEESCSHECNQRLVVLFGVGKQRDDARHAIKKITKDILKVLNRKGTAETDQLAPIVPLNPGDLTFLGGEDGQKRRRNRPEAFPTAEDIFAKFQHLSHYDQHQVTAQVSRNVLEQITSFALGMSYHLPLVQHVQFIFDLMEYSLSISGLIDFAIQLLNELSVVEAELLLKSSDLVGSYTTSLCLCIVAVLRHYHACLILNQDQMAQVFEGLCGVVKHGMNRSDGSSAERCILAYLYDLYTSCSHLKSKFGELFSDFCSKVKNTIYCNVEPSESNMRWAPEFMIDTLENPAAHTFTYTGLGKSLSENPANRYSFVCNALMHVCVGHHDPDRVNDIAILCAELTGYCKSLSAEWLGVLKALCCSSNNGTCGFNDLLCNVDVSDLSFHDSLATFVAILIARQCLLLEDLIRCAAIPSLLNAACSEQDSEPGARLTCRILLHLFKTPQLNPCQSDGNKPTVGIRSSCDRHLLAASQNRIVDGAVFAVLKAVFVLGDAELKGSGFTVTGGTEELPEEEGGGGSGGRRQGGRNISVETASLDVYAKYVLRSICQQEWVGERCLKSLCEDSNDLQDPVLSSAQAQRLMQLICYPHRLLDNEDGENPQRQRIKRILQNLDQWTMRQSSLELQLMIKQTPNNEMNSLLENIAKATIEVFQQSAETGSSSGNTASNMPSSSKTKPVLSSLERSGVWLVAPLIAKLPTSVQGHVLKAAGEELEKGQHLGSSSRKERDRQKQKSMSLLSQQPFLSLVLTCLKGQDEQREGLLTSLYSQVHQIVNNWRDDQYLDDCKPKQLMHEALKLRLNLVGGMFDTVQRSTQQTTEWAVLLLEIIISGTVDMQSNNELFTTVLDMLSVLINGTLAADMSSISQGSMEENKRAYMNLVKKLRKELGERQSDSLEKVRQLLPLPKQTRDVITCEPQGSLIDTKGNKIAGFDSIFKKEGLQVSTKQKISPWDLFEGLKPSAPLSWGWFGTVRVDRRVARGEEQQRLLLYHTHLRPRPRAYYLEPLPLPPEDEEPPAPALLEPEKKAPEPPKTDKPGAAPPSTEERKKKSTKGKKRSQPAAKTEDYGMGPGRSGPYGVTVPPDLLHHTNPGSISHLSYRQGSIGLYTQNQPLPAGGPRVDPYRPVRLPMQKLPTRPPYPGVLPTTMTGVMGLEPSSYKTSVYRQQQPAVPQGQRLRQQLQQSQGMLGQSSVHQMTPSSSYGLQTSQGYTPYVSHVGLQQHTGPAGTMVPPSYSSQPYQSTHSSTNPTLVDPTRHLQQRPSGYVHQQAPTYGHGLTSTQRFSHQTLQQTPMIGTMTPLGAQGVQAGVRSASILPEQQQQQQQQQQQQQQQQQQQQQQQQQQQQQQQQQYHIRQQQQQQILRQQQQQQQQQQQQQQQQQAAPPQPQPQSQPQFQRQGLQQTQQQQQTAALVRQLQQQLSNTQPQPSTNIFGRY; this is encoded by the exons ATGGCGGCCTTCGGGATCTTGAGCTACGAACACCGGCCCCTGAAGCGGCCGCGGCTGGGGCCTCCCGATGTATACCCTCAAGATCCCAAACAGAAGGAG GATGAACTAACGGCCTTGAATGTAAAACAAGGTTTCAATAACCAGCCAGCTGTCTCTGGGGATGAACATGGCAGTGCCAAGAACGTCAACTTCAATCCTGCCAAG ATCAGTTCCAACTTCAGCAGCATTATTGCAGAGAAGTTACGTTGTAACACCCTCCCTGACACCGGTAGAAGGAAGCCCCAAGTGAACCAGAAGGACAACTTCTGGCTGGTGACTGCACGATCCCAGAGTGCCATTAACACCTGGTTCACCGATCTGGCTGGCACCAAGCCACTCACACAACTAGCCAAAAAG GTCCCCATTTTCAGTAAGAAGGAAGAAGTGTTTGGGTACTTGGCCAAGTACACAGTGCCTGTGATGCGGGCTGCCTGGCTCATTAAGATGACCTGTGCCTACTATGCAGCAATCACAGAGACCAAGGTTAAGAAGAGACACGTCATTGACCCTTTCATGG AATGGACTCAGATCATCACCAAGTACTTATGGGAGCAGCTGCAAAAGATGGCTGAATACTACCGGCCAGGGCCTTCCGGAAGTGGGGGCTGTGGCTCTACTATAGGGCCCTTGCCCCATGATGTAGAGGTGGCAATCCGGCAGTGGGACTACAATGAGAAGCTAGCCATGTTCATGTTTCAG GACGGAATGCTGGACAGACATGAGTTCCTGACCTGGGTACTTGAGTGTTTTGAGAAAATCCGCCCTGGAGAGGATGAACTGCTTAAACTGCTGCTGCCCCTGCTGCTTCGA TACTCCGGGGAATTCGTTCAGTCTGCATACCTCTCCCGCCGCCTTGCCTACTTCTGTACGCGGAGACTGGCCCTGCAGCTGGATGGCGTGAGCAGTCACTCATCTCATGTGATGTCTGCTCAGTCAACAAGCACACTGCCCACGACCCCAGCTCCTCAGCCCCCAACTAGCAGCACACCCTCTACACCCTTTAGTGACCTGCTTATGTGCCCTCAGCACCGGCCCCTAGTTTTTGGCCTCAGCTGTATCCTTCAG ACCATCCTCCTGTGTTGTCCTAGTGCCCTGGTTTGGCACTACTCGCTGACTGATAGCCGAATCAAGACTGGCTCACCACTTGACCACTTGCCTATTGCCCCCTCCAACCTGCCCATGCCAGAGGGCAACAGTGCCTTCACTCAGCAG GTCCGTGCAAAGTTGCGGGAGATTGAGCAGCAGATCAAGGAGCGAGGACAGGCCGTTGAGGTTCGCTGGTCTTTTGATAAGTGCCAAGAAGCTACTGCAG GCTTCACCATTGGACGGGTGCTCCATACTTTGGAAGTGCTGGACAGCCATAGTTTTGAGCGCTCTGACTTCAGCAACTCTCTTGATTCCCTCTGTAATCGAATCTTTGGATTGGGGCCTAGCAAGGATGGGCACGAG ATCTCCTCAGATGATGATGCTGTGGTATCATTACTGTGTGAATGGGCTGTCAGCTGCAAGCGCTCTGGTCGTCATCGTGCGATGGTGGTAGCCAAGCTGCTGGAGAAGAGACAGGCAGAGATTGAGGCTGAG CGTTGTGGAGAATCGGAAGCCGCAGATGAGAAGGGTTCCATAGCCTCTGGCTCCCTTTCTGCTCCTAGTGCTCCCATTTTCCAGGATGTCCTCCTGCAGTTTCTGGATACACAGGCTCCCATGCTGA CGGATCCCCGAAGTGAGAGTGAGCGAGTGGAGTTCTTTAACTTGGTACTGCTTTTCTGTGAACTGATTCGACATGATGTTTTCTCCCACAACATGTACACTTGCACCCTCATCTCCCGAGGGGACCTTGCCTTCGGAGCCCCTGGTCCCCGGCCTCCCTCTCCCTTCGATGACCCTGCCGATGACCCTGAGCGCAAAGAGGCtgagggcagcagcagcagcaagctGGAG GATCCAGGCCTCTCGGAGTCTATGGACATCGACCCTAGCTCCAGTGTGCTCTTTGAGGACATGGAGAAGCCTGATTTCTCA TTGTTCTCCCCCACTATGCCCTGTGAGGGGAAGGGCAGTCCATCCCCTGAGAAACCAGATGTTGAGAAGGAGGTGAAGCCCCCACCCAAGGAGAAGCTAGAAGGGACCCTTGGGGTTCTTTATGACCAGCCGCGGCATGTGCAGTATGCCACGCACTTTCCCATCCCCCAG GAGGAGTCATGCAGCCATGAGTGCAACCAGCGGTTGGTCGTACTGTTTGGGGTGGGAAAGCAGCGAGATGATGCCCGCCATGCCATCAAGAAAATTACCAAGGATATCCTGAAGGTTCTGAACCGCAAAGGGACAGCGGAAACTG ACCAGCTTGCTCCTATTGTGCCTCTGAATCCTGGAGACCTGACATTCTTAG GTGGGGAGGATGGGCAGAAGCGGCGGCGCAACCGGCCTGAAGCCTTCCCCACTGCCGAGGATATCTTTGCTAAGTTCCAGCACCTTTCGCATTATGACCAACACCAGGTCACAGCTCAG GTCTCCCGGAATGTTCTGGAGCAGATCACGAGCTTTGCCCTTGGCATGTCGTACCACTTGCCTCTGGTGCAGCATGTGCAGTTCATCTTCGACCTCATGGAATATTCACTCAGCATCAGTGGCCTCATCGACTTTGCCATTCAG CTACTGAATGAACTGAGTGTAGTTGAGGCTGAGTTGCTTCTCAAATCCTCGGATCTGGTGGGCAGCTACACCACCAGCCTGTGCCTGTGCATCGTGGCTGTCCTGCGGCACTATCACGCCTGCCTCATCCTCAACCAGGACCAGATGGCGCAGGTCTTTGAGGG GCTGTGTGGCGTAGTCAAGCATGGGATGAACCGGTCTGATGGCTCCTCCGCAGAGCGCTGTATCCTTGCTTATCTCTATGATCTGTACACCTCCTGTAGCCATTTAAAGAGCAAATTTGGGGAGCTCTTCAG cGACTTCTGCTCCAAGGTGAAGAACACCATCTACTGCAACGTGGAGCCATCAGAATCCAACATGCGCTGGGCACCCGAGTTCATGATTGACACTCTGGAGAACCCTGCCGCTCACACCTTCACCTACACAGGGCTAGGCAAGAGTCTTAGTGAGAACCCTGCTAACCGCTACAGCTTTGTCTGCAATGCCCTTATGCACGTCTGTGTGGGGCACCATGATCCCGATAG GGTGAATGACATCGCAATCCTGTGTGCAGAGCTGACCGGCTATTGCAAGTCACTGAGTGCAGAGTGGCTGGGAGTGCTTAAGGCCTTGTGCTGCTCCTCTAACAATGGCACTTGTGGTTTCAACGACCTCCTCTGCAATGTAGAT GTCAGTGACCTGTCTTTTCACGACTCCCTGGCCACTTTTGTTGCCATCCTCATCGCTCGGCAGTGTTTGCTCCTGGAGGATCTGATTCGCTGTGCAGCCATCCCTTCGCTCCTTAATGCTG CTTGCAGTGAACAGGACTCTGAGCCGGGGGCCCGGCTTACCTGCCGCATCCTCCTCCACCTTTTCAAGACACCCCAACTCAATCCTTGCCAGTCGGACGGAA ACAAGCCTACGGTAGGAATCCGCTCCTCCTGTGACCGCCACCTGCTGGCTGCCTCCCAGAACCGCATTGTGGATGGAGCTGTGTTTGCTGTTCTCAAGGCTGTGTTTGTACTTG GGGATGCGGAACTGAAGGGTTCAGGCTTCACTGTGACAGGAGGAACAGAAGAACttccagaggaggagggaggaggtggcagtGGCGGTCGGAGGCAGGGTGGCCGCAACATCTCTGTGGAGACAGCCAGTCTGGATGTCTATGCCAAGTACGTGCTACGCAGCATCTGCCAGCAG GAATGGGTAGGAGAACGTTGCCTTAAATCGCTGTGTGAGGACAGCAATGACTTGCAAGACCCAGTGTTGAGTAGCGCCCAGGCCCAGCGCCTCATGCAGCTCATCTGCTACCCACATCGGCTGCTGGACAATGAGGATGGGGAAAACCCCCAGCGGCAACGCATTAAGCGTATTCTCCAG AACTTGGACCAGTGGACCATGCGCCAGTCTTCCTTGGAGCTGCAGCTCATGATCAAGCAGACCCCTAACAAT GAGATGAACTCCCTCTTAGAGAACATCGCCAAGGCCACAATCGAGGTTTTCCAACAGTCTGCAGAGACAGGGTCATCTTCTGGAAACACTGCAAGCAACATGCCCAGCAGCAGCAAGACCAAGCCCGTGCTCAG CTCCCTAGAGCGCTCTGGTGTATGGCTGGTGGCTCCTCTCATTGCCAAACTGCCCACCTCAGTCCAGGGGCATGTGTTAAAGGCTGCTGGGGAAGAATTGGAGAAGGGCCAGCACCTGGGTTCCTCTTCGCGCAAAGAACGCGATCGACAAAAGCAAAAGAG CATGTCCCTGTTGAGCCAGCAGCCCTTCTTATCCCTGGTGCTGACGTGTCTGAAGGGTCAGGACGAGCAGCGCGAGGGACTCCTTACCTCCCTCTACAGCCAGGTCCACCAG ATTGTGAATAATTGGAGAGATGACCAGTACTTAGACGATTGCAAGCCAAAGCAGCTAATGCATGAGGCGCTCAAACTGCGGCTCAACCTG GTGGGGGGCATGTTTGACACGGTACAGCGCAGCACCCAGCAGACCACGGAGTGGGCTGTGCTCCTCCTGGAGATCATCATCAGCGGCACCGTCGACATGCAGTCCAACAA TGAGCTCTTCACCACCGTCTTGGACATGCTGAGCGTGCTCATCAATGGGACCCTAGCTGCGGACATGTCCAGCATCTCCCAGGGCAGCATGGAGGAAAACAAACGTGCCTACATGAACCTGGTGAAGAAGCTGCGG AAGGAGTTGGGGGAGCGCCAGTCAGACAGTCTGGAAAAAGTTCGCCAGCTGCTGCCACTGCCCAAGCAGACCCGAGATGTCATCACGTGTGAGCCGCAGGGCTCCCTTATCGACACCAAAGGCAACAAGATCGCCGGCTTCGACTCCATCTTCAAGAAGGAG GGTCTACAGGTTTCCACCAAACAAAAGATCTCCCCCTGGGATCTTTTTGAAGGCTTGAAGCCATCAGCACCACTGTCTTGGGGCTGGTTTGGAACAGTCCGGGTGGACCGGCGCGTGGCCCGCGGAGAGGAGCAGCAGCGGCTGCTGCTGTACCACACGCACCTGAGGCCCCGGCCCCGCGCCTACTACCTGGAGCCACTGCCGCTGCCGCCGGAGGATGaggagcccccagcccccgccctgcTGGAGCCTGAGAAAAAGGCTCCAGAGCCCCCCAAAACTGACAAACCTGGGGCCGCTCCCCCCAGCACTGAGGAACGCAAGAAGAAGTCCACCAAGGGCAAGAAACGCAGCCAGCCGGCCGCCAAGACAGAG GACTATGGAATGGGCCCAGGCCGGAGTGGCCCCTATGGAGTGACAGTGCCTCCGGACCTCCTGCACCACACCAACCCTGGCTCCATATCCCACCTTAGCTACAGGCAGGGCTCCATAGGCCTCTACACCCAGAACCAGCCACTGCCGGCAG GTGGCCCCCGTGTGGACCCGTACCGCCCTGTGCGGTTACCGATGCAGAAGCTGCCGACCCGACCACCTTACCCTGGAGTGCTGCCCACCACCATGACTGGCGTCATGGGACTGGAACCCTCCTCCTACAAGACGTCTGTGTACCGACAGCAGCAGCCTGCGGTGCCCCAGGGACAGCGCCTTCGCCAACAGCTCCAG CAGAGTCAGGGGATGTTGGGACAGTCATCTGTCCATCAGATGACTCCCAGCTCTTCCTACGGTTTGCAGACCTCCCAG ggCTATACTCCTTACGTTTCTCATGTGGGATTGCAGCAACACACAGGCCCCGCAGGTACCATGGTGCCCCCCAGCTACTCCAGCCAGCCTTATCAGAGCACCCACTCTTCTACCAATCCTACTCTTGTAGATCCTACCCGCCATCTGCAGCAGCGGCCCAGTGGCTATGTGCACCAGCAGGCCCCAACCTACGGACACGGGCTGACCTCTACTCAAAG GTTTTCCCACCAGACACTGCAGCAGACACCCATGATAGGCACTATGACCCCACTGGGCGCCCAGGGTGTACAGGCTGGCGTCCGGTCGGCTTCCATCCTGCctgagcagcagcagcaacagcagcagcagcagcagcagcagcagcagcagcagcagcagcagcagcaacagcagcagcagcagcagcagcagcagcagcaacagtacCACAtccggcagcagcagcagcagcagatccTGCGG cagcagcagcagcagcagcagcagcagcagcagcagcagcagcagcagcaggcagctcctccccagccccagccccagtcccAGCCCCAG TTCCAGCGCCAGGGGCTTCAGCAGACCCAGCAACAACAGCAGACAGCAGCTTTGGTCCGGCAGCTCCAACAGCAGCTCTCCA